In Kangiella profundi, one DNA window encodes the following:
- a CDS encoding PP2C family protein-serine/threonine phosphatase, with protein MIEAEQDKTTIDYRWLSAATTHVGAVREVNEDNQIEKPEIGLWVVADGMGGHSAGDVASGMVVDELSAVRRTGSNEEFIERVIEVLSITNQKLRQLAFQKFDKQAVMGTTVVVLIIHENRFTILWAGDSRVYRYRNHVLQQLTRDHSQVNDMLDSGLLAEEEAEDHPLANVITRAIGASQTLHLDRVDGEIQHGDIFMLCSDGLNKELSDQEISAFFSSGDVDEINKALIHSALVRGAQDNITAISVRVEGTVANDQTIPALSGQAGEESTINGY; from the coding sequence GTGATTGAAGCTGAGCAGGATAAAACAACAATTGATTATCGTTGGCTATCGGCAGCAACAACGCATGTTGGTGCTGTACGAGAAGTGAATGAAGATAATCAGATAGAAAAGCCTGAAATTGGATTATGGGTAGTGGCCGATGGTATGGGGGGCCATAGTGCCGGTGATGTGGCCAGTGGCATGGTGGTGGATGAGCTTTCCGCGGTAAGAAGAACCGGCAGCAACGAAGAGTTTATTGAGCGAGTGATTGAGGTTTTAAGCATTACCAATCAAAAATTACGGCAGCTGGCGTTTCAGAAGTTTGATAAGCAGGCAGTAATGGGTACTACGGTGGTAGTCCTAATTATTCATGAAAACCGCTTCACCATATTGTGGGCAGGAGACAGCCGTGTTTATCGCTATCGAAACCATGTATTACAACAGTTAACCCGTGATCATAGTCAGGTAAACGACATGCTTGATTCGGGTTTACTGGCAGAGGAAGAGGCGGAAGATCACCCTTTGGCTAACGTCATCACGCGCGCCATAGGAGCTTCACAAACACTGCATCTGGATCGGGTTGACGGTGAAATTCAGCACGGTGATATTTTTATGCTGTGCAGTGATGGATTGAATAAGGAGCTTTCTGATCAGGAAATTTCCGCCTTTTTCAGCTCAGGAGATGTGGATGAAATCAATAAGGCGCTCATTCATTCTGCTTTAGTGCGTGGAGCGCAGGACAATATCACCGCAATTTCTGTGCGGGTGGAAGGCACTGTTGCAAATGACCAAACCATACCTGCTCTAAGTGGACAAGCCGGGGAAGAGAGTACAATCAATGGATATTGA
- the tssK gene encoding type VI secretion system baseplate subunit TssK has protein sequence MSNKVVWSQGLFLTPEHFQQQDRYNDYQVKRLTQALMTHGFGFSQLKLNQECLLQGKIGVKAASGILQDGTYFSMPETHKTPAMLDLSEVDEVNDKRIMLAIAESTDHSKQIAQEFSTESSKRYRKELKQVSSINEGEDSDTTLEIAEENFCLIVEGKSQQGYECLPIARIKERKQDGSIELDENFVPVVLNIQASEVLHSRQISLISLLEHRREKLAAKVMGVDNSTTSSIHNYLILQLLNKSLARLHQLLEQEQVMPHEVYIELVNLEAELATFYGQGRKPARQLPYAHKNIDQCFSQVETTIKQYLSHVLDESAHEISLEEKGYGIKVAHIDQVELFKQASFVLAARAEMTTRELKEQLPRQIKIGSLGNIRQLVNAQLPGINLYELSVAPREVPVKKEYSYFTIDQRSPLWAENTNSRSIAFHVSGDFPGLDVELWAIKNEA, from the coding sequence ATGAGCAACAAAGTTGTCTGGTCGCAAGGTTTATTCCTGACGCCAGAACATTTTCAGCAACAGGATAGATATAACGATTATCAGGTTAAACGGCTGACTCAGGCGCTGATGACACATGGTTTTGGCTTTAGCCAGCTAAAGTTAAATCAAGAGTGTCTGTTGCAAGGAAAGATTGGGGTAAAAGCAGCCAGCGGTATTTTGCAGGATGGCACCTATTTTAGTATGCCAGAAACGCACAAAACTCCCGCCATGCTAGACCTTTCGGAAGTGGACGAAGTTAATGACAAGCGGATCATGTTGGCAATTGCAGAGAGCACTGATCACTCGAAGCAGATCGCGCAGGAATTTTCTACCGAATCAAGCAAACGGTATCGCAAGGAACTTAAACAGGTAAGCAGCATTAACGAAGGTGAGGATAGTGATACTACTTTAGAAATTGCAGAAGAAAATTTTTGCTTAATTGTTGAGGGGAAAAGTCAACAAGGCTATGAGTGTTTGCCCATTGCGCGAATCAAGGAGCGAAAACAGGATGGCAGCATTGAACTAGATGAAAACTTTGTTCCCGTTGTTTTAAATATTCAGGCGAGTGAGGTATTGCACAGTAGACAGATAAGCCTGATCAGTTTGCTAGAGCATCGAAGAGAAAAGTTGGCGGCAAAGGTTATGGGTGTTGATAACAGCACGACCAGTAGCATCCATAACTACTTGATACTGCAACTACTAAATAAAAGTTTGGCGCGGCTGCATCAATTATTGGAGCAGGAGCAGGTGATGCCACATGAAGTTTATATAGAACTAGTCAATCTGGAAGCAGAGTTGGCAACTTTTTATGGTCAGGGTCGAAAGCCAGCCAGGCAATTGCCTTATGCACACAAAAATATCGATCAATGCTTTAGTCAGGTAGAGACAACGATTAAACAATATTTAAGTCATGTGCTGGATGAAAGCGCCCATGAAATTAGCCTTGAGGAAAAAGGTTATGGCATTAAAGTTGCGCATATTGATCAGGTTGAACTCTTTAAGCAAGCCAGTTTTGTGTTAGCGGCAAGAGCTGAAATGACGACGCGTGAATTAAAAGAACAGTTACCAAGACAAATAAAAATAGGCAGCCTGGGCAATATCAGACAGCTGGTAAACGCACAATTGCCTGGTATCAATTTATATGAATTGTCAGTGGCACCACGCGAAGTGCCGGTAAAAAAAGAATACAGCTATTTTACTATTGATCAGCGCTCGCCACTGTGGGCAGAAAATACCAATTCTAGAAGTATTGCTTTTCACGTTTCGGGAGATTTTCCGGGATTGGATGTGGAGCTGTGGGCAATTAAAAATGAAGCATAA
- the tagF gene encoding type VI secretion system-associated protein TagF, with the protein MARVGCFGKMRSCGDFISRHVPHSIQDRFDQWLEEGLAETKERLNQQWLDYYLTSPIWRFLIKDSLSDAVLFGSMMPSMDKVGRYYPLVIINTLESGAFLSMAQCEAIEELMLYTLTNSLEINEFEERLQILNQRSFSGEKVSVADLVESFGKDLAQGAQEIANRLCSDFLISESEIAAAEVFYHETEAEKDYASVWWTKGSEHMGPTVLLCHDLPPIYGIHATLDGNWQASGWRSFDDEQNQLITENEKLSMEECCD; encoded by the coding sequence GTGGCTCGAGTCGGTTGTTTCGGCAAAATGAGAAGCTGTGGTGACTTTATTAGTCGCCACGTACCTCATTCTATTCAGGACCGGTTCGATCAATGGTTAGAAGAAGGTCTTGCCGAGACCAAGGAAAGGCTCAATCAGCAATGGCTTGATTACTATCTTACCAGCCCAATTTGGCGTTTTTTAATAAAGGATTCGCTATCTGATGCAGTGCTGTTTGGCAGCATGATGCCGAGTATGGATAAAGTTGGCCGGTACTATCCACTGGTGATCATTAACACTCTTGAAAGTGGGGCCTTTTTGAGTATGGCGCAGTGCGAAGCTATTGAAGAATTAATGCTTTATACCCTGACAAATTCACTAGAGATAAATGAGTTTGAAGAGCGACTACAAATTTTAAATCAACGCTCTTTTAGTGGCGAAAAAGTGTCAGTCGCAGATCTGGTTGAGAGTTTTGGAAAAGATCTAGCGCAGGGAGCACAGGAAATTGCCAACAGGCTATGTTCTGACTTCCTGATTTCAGAAAGTGAAATAGCTGCTGCTGAGGTTTTCTATCATGAAACTGAAGCTGAAAAAGACTATGCAAGTGTCTGGTGGACAAAAGGCTCTGAACATATGGGGCCAACCGTCCTGCTGTGTCATGACTTACCGCCGATATATGGAATTCATGCAACCCTGGATGGTAATTGGCAGGCCTCGGGGTGGCGGTCATTTGATGACGAACAGAATCAATTAATAACTGAAAACGAAAAATTATCAATGGAAGAGTGCTGTGATTGA
- the tssA gene encoding type VI secretion system protein TssA, which yields MDIEAYIKPISEEQPCGRDLRDDTSVESIYYKLRDARNSARKAERIALADADEGATIDENWYQLKDLSLDALKNETKDLEVVAWFIEATTRIDGIKGFTQGYQLASELIRRFWDDDIYPAIDEDGIETRVAPLSGLNGFDGAGTLITPIKSIVLTQNDEYLPACVWQYEQAVQLERLDAEKKQSRIDNGAIPLEAIKKSVVLTPDSFYQELVSDLQTALETYEAFTQEFDRVCESLPQPTSNIRNALRECLQAVEYLAKDKLAVTEESDNQEQEEGGTATASHQTEEINRREQAVNTLRQVADYFRKTEPHSPISYLLEQSIRWSDLSLPELLQQLIPEEDAREQYFKLTGIDVGSNQ from the coding sequence ATGGATATTGAAGCTTACATCAAACCGATTAGTGAAGAACAACCTTGTGGTCGCGACCTGCGCGATGATACCAGCGTTGAATCCATTTATTACAAGCTAAGAGATGCTCGCAATTCGGCACGTAAAGCTGAGCGAATCGCGTTGGCCGATGCAGATGAAGGGGCAACAATTGATGAAAACTGGTATCAGCTTAAAGACTTGTCTTTGGATGCCCTAAAGAATGAAACCAAAGATCTGGAAGTCGTTGCCTGGTTTATTGAGGCGACTACAAGGATTGATGGCATTAAAGGTTTTACTCAGGGTTATCAACTGGCAAGCGAATTAATCCGTCGATTTTGGGACGATGACATTTATCCCGCAATTGATGAGGATGGTATCGAAACCCGGGTTGCGCCTTTATCAGGTCTCAATGGATTTGATGGTGCTGGAACACTGATAACACCAATCAAATCGATAGTGCTGACTCAGAATGATGAGTACCTGCCAGCTTGTGTCTGGCAATATGAGCAGGCCGTACAGCTGGAGAGATTGGATGCGGAGAAAAAGCAGAGTCGCATTGATAATGGCGCAATCCCTTTGGAGGCCATTAAAAAATCGGTAGTGCTAACACCTGATAGTTTCTATCAGGAACTGGTCAGTGACCTGCAAACTGCGCTTGAAACCTATGAAGCATTTACCCAAGAGTTTGATCGCGTTTGTGAGTCATTGCCCCAGCCGACTTCAAATATCAGAAATGCACTAAGAGAGTGTCTGCAGGCTGTTGAATACCTGGCTAAAGATAAGCTGGCAGTAACTGAAGAGTCTGATAACCAGGAGCAGGAAGAAGGCGGTACAGCAACCGCTAGTCATCAGACAGAAGAAATCAATCGACGCGAACAGGCAGTGAATACTTTGCGTCAGGTTGCCGACTATTTCCGAAAAACCGAACCTCACTCACCTATTTCCTATTTGCTGGAACAGAGCATTCGCTGGAGCGACTTATCGCTTCCAGAGCTGTTACAGCAGTTAATTCCGGAAGAAGATGCGCGTGAGCAATATTTTAAACTAACAGGGATCGATGTGGGTAGTAACCAGTAA
- the tssM gene encoding type VI secretion system membrane subunit TssM: protein MAGIIKKIGKVITHKITLISLVIVAVIAVVWFGGPLISIGGYEILSSVAARLSLLLIIACVWLAVKMWKLQQANRKNKKLMQHISKEDQDQLDIEQSSDDEIAVLEKRMSDALQYLRKSDVKSKNLYQLPWYLLIGPPGAGKTTSIINSGLNLPLADEFGASPIKGVGGTRNCDWWFTDDAILLDTAGRYTTQDSYQEVDSRAWHGFLNLLKKTRPMRPVNGAIVTISIAELLQQSHSELNELAGTIRKRIQELKMQLGINIPVYLVLSKGDLLAGFNELFEDISREEREEVFGLTFEVGEDFSHHKAVDKFNRYFVELIQNIERKLLKKLQHEKSEQRRALIYSFPRQLRLAQKNIDDFIKIAFSQNRYEEPILLRGVYLTSATQEGTPINRIGRDISNTFGFKQERVRSDSGDGKGYFIKRLLTDVIFKEDKLVGVNIAYQKRQRLIHRIGYGLAGFCLITFSYLWSHSYANNKQLITSTSSLVTEYNQASGGGITDKSNLLELNGGLNVLKKFSNQIIDNKNTLSEGFGLYQGDKFSGVTQQVYNKGLANYFGPYLKGSLEKEMLQAKQHNDYLYELLRIYLMFYLPQHKEDKDIASLFEHLWRRDYPGEINEELRSDLKGHLSYFLTEHMSLPEQDRKLVSFAQEKLSQVSLVERVYNSILDNYLNAMPEFKPSDYLSQQVENYFYRKSGKSLREGVPGLYTQAGYHAIFKRESKKISEILSKDSWVLPTDDAGTLDKLSLLDIQEQVREKYFQDYIFYWKELINDLAVREFSTPEEGALMLQELTGVKAPIERLYSAIRNNVMLARPKDEGINMDAAKDIAETAAPSRVTNNANRFDRLIPDSADIDTVPEQVVNDAFYDIIQYVGEPDGNSPLKQSIGALKNMQVFLESISNANNAEEKTYQVTSSPQAASIISELEKEASVTPQPMSEWLGKVENSGKTLTNTGTYSYLNNLWKTEVLSECRRAIEGRYPVNKRSRKDITLDDFRSFFSYGGTIDRFFNQHLSVFVDTSRGRWRLHKDIGISNYTLRQLEKAKAIRESFFVRNGTDIAVNFTLKPSSLSVNAGQVLVDIEGQVLSYRHGPLRAYPTRWPGPKPQIATSISFTPTDGGQTETVRTSGFWSLFRLLDKAKLKKTLAYDKFLVEFKHDEFDASFELQAHSVNNPFFGSDLEGFNCPTDL, encoded by the coding sequence ATGGCTGGAATAATAAAAAAAATCGGTAAGGTAATCACTCATAAAATAACATTAATAAGTCTTGTTATCGTAGCGGTGATTGCCGTGGTCTGGTTTGGTGGTCCATTAATTAGCATTGGTGGCTATGAGATATTGAGTAGCGTTGCAGCAAGACTCAGTCTGTTGCTAATAATTGCCTGCGTCTGGCTGGCAGTCAAAATGTGGAAGTTGCAGCAGGCAAACCGAAAAAACAAAAAACTAATGCAGCATATTTCAAAAGAGGATCAGGACCAGCTGGATATAGAGCAGTCTTCCGATGATGAAATTGCGGTATTAGAGAAAAGAATGTCAGATGCATTGCAGTATCTGAGAAAAAGTGATGTTAAAAGCAAGAACCTTTACCAATTACCTTGGTACTTATTAATTGGCCCCCCTGGAGCTGGTAAAACAACCAGTATCATCAATTCTGGATTAAACCTACCACTGGCAGACGAGTTTGGTGCGAGTCCGATAAAGGGGGTTGGCGGTACCCGCAACTGTGACTGGTGGTTCACCGATGATGCGATATTGCTAGATACAGCTGGACGTTATACGACACAGGACAGTTATCAGGAAGTTGACTCCAGAGCTTGGCACGGTTTCTTGAATCTGTTGAAAAAAACTCGACCTATGAGACCTGTTAATGGGGCCATAGTTACCATCAGTATTGCTGAGTTACTGCAGCAATCTCATTCAGAGCTAAACGAGCTGGCAGGAACTATTCGAAAAAGAATTCAGGAACTGAAGATGCAGCTGGGCATTAATATCCCGGTATATCTGGTATTAAGTAAAGGTGATCTGCTGGCTGGATTTAATGAGTTGTTTGAAGATATTTCTCGCGAGGAACGCGAAGAAGTATTCGGATTAACGTTTGAGGTTGGAGAAGACTTCTCACATCATAAAGCTGTCGATAAATTTAATAGGTACTTTGTAGAGCTGATACAGAATATAGAGCGGAAGCTACTAAAAAAACTGCAGCATGAGAAGAGTGAACAAAGACGAGCACTGATCTACAGTTTCCCACGTCAGCTCCGCCTGGCCCAAAAAAATATTGATGACTTCATCAAAATAGCCTTTAGTCAAAATCGTTATGAAGAGCCAATACTTTTAAGAGGCGTTTATCTAACCAGTGCGACACAGGAAGGTACACCAATCAATCGTATTGGGCGTGATATTTCAAACACCTTTGGCTTTAAACAGGAAAGAGTTAGAAGTGATAGTGGTGATGGTAAAGGTTATTTTATCAAGCGATTACTAACAGACGTCATTTTCAAAGAAGATAAACTGGTAGGAGTCAATATTGCCTATCAGAAACGTCAGCGCCTGATTCATCGAATTGGCTATGGCCTGGCGGGATTTTGCCTGATCACCTTCAGCTATCTATGGTCACATAGTTATGCCAATAACAAGCAATTAATTACTAGCACTTCATCCTTGGTAACAGAATATAACCAGGCGAGCGGTGGTGGTATTACTGACAAATCTAATCTGTTGGAATTGAATGGTGGTTTGAATGTGTTAAAAAAGTTCAGTAACCAGATTATCGATAATAAAAACACACTGAGTGAAGGCTTTGGCTTATATCAGGGCGACAAATTTAGTGGTGTTACCCAGCAGGTTTATAACAAAGGGTTGGCCAATTATTTTGGACCTTATCTCAAAGGCAGCTTGGAGAAGGAGATGCTTCAGGCCAAGCAACATAATGACTATCTATATGAGCTACTCCGTATTTACCTGATGTTCTATCTGCCTCAGCATAAGGAAGATAAGGATATCGCCTCTTTGTTTGAACATTTGTGGCGTCGAGATTATCCGGGTGAGATCAATGAAGAGTTACGCAGTGATCTAAAAGGCCATTTAAGCTATTTCCTGACCGAGCATATGAGCTTGCCAGAACAGGATCGCAAGTTAGTGAGTTTTGCCCAGGAAAAATTAAGCCAGGTATCGTTAGTTGAGCGTGTATACAACAGTATTCTCGATAACTATCTCAATGCCATGCCGGAGTTTAAACCTAGCGATTATCTCTCACAGCAGGTCGAAAACTACTTCTATCGTAAGAGTGGCAAGTCATTACGTGAAGGTGTACCGGGTCTGTATACGCAGGCTGGTTATCATGCCATCTTCAAGCGTGAGAGCAAAAAAATCAGTGAGATTTTATCAAAAGACTCCTGGGTATTGCCGACGGATGATGCCGGAACTCTAGATAAACTGTCGTTACTTGATATTCAGGAACAGGTGCGTGAAAAGTATTTCCAGGACTATATTTTTTACTGGAAAGAATTGATTAATGACTTGGCGGTAAGAGAGTTTTCAACACCCGAAGAAGGTGCCCTGATGTTACAGGAACTGACCGGCGTTAAGGCTCCGATAGAGCGACTGTACTCGGCAATACGAAATAACGTTATGTTGGCGCGTCCTAAAGATGAAGGCATTAACATGGATGCGGCAAAGGATATTGCTGAAACAGCAGCTCCATCACGGGTCACCAATAATGCCAATCGATTTGATCGGTTGATCCCAGATAGTGCTGATATCGATACAGTGCCAGAACAGGTTGTGAACGATGCGTTTTACGACATCATTCAGTATGTAGGAGAGCCAGACGGTAATAGTCCATTAAAACAAAGCATCGGCGCTCTGAAAAATATGCAGGTGTTTCTCGAATCAATCAGTAATGCCAATAATGCTGAAGAAAAAACCTATCAAGTAACCAGTAGCCCACAGGCTGCCAGTATTATCAGCGAGCTGGAAAAAGAAGCCAGCGTGACACCTCAGCCAATGAGCGAATGGTTGGGCAAGGTTGAGAACAGCGGTAAAACACTGACAAATACAGGGACCTATTCTTACCTTAATAACTTATGGAAAACAGAAGTGCTCTCAGAATGTCGACGCGCGATTGAAGGGAGATACCCAGTCAACAAGCGCAGTAGAAAAGACATAACCCTGGATGATTTCAGAAGCTTCTTTTCTTACGGCGGAACCATTGATCGTTTCTTTAACCAGCACTTAAGTGTATTTGTTGACACTTCGCGAGGGCGTTGGCGTTTGCACAAGGATATTGGCATCAGTAACTACACATTAAGACAATTAGAAAAAGCAAAGGCTATTAGAGAAAGCTTTTTTGTCAGAAATGGAACTGATATAGCGGTTAACTTTACCTTAAAACCATCCAGCCTGAGTGTTAACGCGGGTCAGGTCCTGGTTGATATCGAAGGTCAGGTGTTGTCCTACCGCCACGGTCCCTTACGCGCCTACCCGACTCGTTGGCCAGGGCCGAAACCGCAAATTGCAACCTCTATCTCTTTTACACCAACTGATGGCGGGCAAACAGAAACAGTCAGGACTAGCGGCTTCTGGAGCCTGTTCCGACTACTGGATAAAGCAAAGCTGAAAAAGACACTGGCCTACGATAAGTTTTTGGTGGAGTTCAAGCATGACGAATTTGATGCAAGCTTTGAACTACAGGCGCATAGCGTCAATAACCCATTTTTTGGCTCAGATTTGGAGGGGTTTAACTGCCCGACAGATTTATGA
- the icmH gene encoding type IVB secretion system protein IcmH/DotU encodes MKNMDRTILVPRPGGIQRPVDSNEQTLEPDLNRGHKIPLAAFKIGVNPIIDAATTLLSLAIELKQATQISNINMLHKQCMTHIKEFEQQLRQDETDADTIAEARYAICSLLDEIVLNAPWGANSIWSTKSLLSVFYKQTWGGEQFFKIIDERVKNPLNNQYLLELLFLCLQLGFKGKYRVQENGFERLEVEKERLFAVLKKIQPEYSKELSPHWRSNITDLIENQRRIPLWAVAVLSVAILLGVYINYSYQLSRQAEPVYNSIAGLVPDAPVNQEASKVVINYAERLRQLLSTEIERGLLQVVEGLDHVAIILTSNQMYSSASAQLNENSIAIIEKIGQIATGTPGHIQVVGHSDDQKIFTAKYHSNWELSLARANSVVRILSRNQNLAGRVTAEGRGAAEPRVPNDSEQNRALNRRVEILLWVKNTLDEQATVEVSER; translated from the coding sequence ATGAAAAATATGGATAGAACAATTCTGGTGCCAAGACCGGGAGGGATACAGCGACCAGTCGACAGTAATGAGCAGACATTGGAGCCGGATTTAAACCGAGGACACAAAATTCCGTTAGCTGCTTTCAAGATTGGGGTAAATCCAATAATCGATGCTGCAACAACCTTACTCAGTCTTGCCATAGAGTTAAAGCAGGCAACCCAGATCAGTAACATCAATATGCTGCATAAACAGTGTATGACACACATAAAAGAGTTTGAGCAGCAGCTACGCCAAGATGAAACTGATGCAGACACCATTGCTGAAGCACGTTATGCAATCTGTTCCTTGCTAGATGAAATTGTCTTGAATGCACCTTGGGGGGCAAACAGTATCTGGAGTACGAAAAGTTTGCTCAGTGTGTTCTATAAACAAACCTGGGGTGGAGAACAATTTTTTAAGATTATCGATGAAAGAGTCAAGAATCCGCTAAACAATCAATATCTACTAGAACTGCTATTCTTGTGTTTACAACTGGGGTTTAAGGGCAAGTATCGGGTACAGGAGAATGGATTTGAAAGGTTGGAAGTGGAAAAAGAAAGGTTATTTGCTGTCCTGAAAAAAATACAGCCGGAATATAGCAAGGAGCTATCCCCTCATTGGCGCTCAAATATTACGGATCTGATAGAGAATCAGCGAAGAATTCCATTGTGGGCAGTTGCTGTTTTGAGTGTGGCAATCTTACTGGGGGTCTATATAAATTACAGCTACCAGCTGAGTCGGCAGGCTGAACCTGTATATAACAGTATTGCTGGACTGGTTCCTGACGCCCCCGTCAATCAGGAGGCCAGCAAAGTTGTTATCAATTATGCAGAGCGATTAAGGCAGTTATTAAGCACGGAAATAGAGCGCGGACTATTACAGGTCGTAGAAGGTTTGGATCATGTGGCAATCATTTTGACGAGCAATCAGATGTATTCCTCAGCGAGCGCTCAGCTGAATGAAAACAGTATCGCCATCATAGAAAAAATTGGGCAGATTGCCACCGGCACTCCTGGCCATATTCAAGTCGTCGGACACAGCGATGATCAAAAAATATTTACCGCCAAATATCATTCTAACTGGGAGCTATCGCTGGCAAGGGCAAATTCGGTGGTTAGAATTTTAAGTCGAAACCAGAATTTAGCTGGCCGAGTAACCGCAGAAGGTCGAGGTGCAGCTGAACCAAGAGTCCCTAATGATAGTGAGCAGAATAGAGCATTAAATCGACGGGTCGAAATTTTGTTATGGGTAAAAAATACATTGGATGAACAGGCAACAGTGGAAGTAAGCGAGCGTTAA